DNA from Coriobacteriaceae bacterium:
TAGTGCAACGCGCACATTCCTACAACATGGAGCTGCTGCGACCAATCTAACAGTTCCGAAAGAAACCGTCCCATGCGCCCGCCCCAACCGGTGGGCGCATATACTTATCGAGGTACTTTCTATAAAGGAGACGCTATGCCGAATGTCCCCACGACCACCCCGGGCCCGGATGATACCGAGCACACGCCCGAAGATGTCACCGAAACGATTCCTCTGATTACAAACGTACATGCCGATAAGCAGAGCGGACGCGCGAACGATGCGACCGAGATTTCCGATGAAGAGGCATATGCCAAGCTCAAGGCAAAACGTGCCGAACGTCGACGCAAAAAGCTCATCCGACGCGGTATTGCCGCCGGCGTCGTGGGTACCATCGCACTCATTGCCATTGTCGCAACCCTGGTTATCAATGCTCAGCCACAGGGCGCTAGTGGGCCTGTGACCGACATGGTGACCGAGGGTCCGTTTACCACAACGGTCGAGGCGAAAGGCCAGCTCAAACCCATTTCGTCCTCAGTGGTCTCCCCTTCTGTCGACGGCACGGTCGATTCGATCAACGTGCAGGCAGGCCAATCCGTCAACGAGGGCGACGTGCTTATGACCATTAAAAATGACGAGCTCGATCGCAACGTTGCCGAGGCGCAGCGTGCAGTTGCTGCCGCTCAAGAAGACCTCGCCAACGCGCAGAAAGCCGCAGCTGCCGCACAGGCCACCCCAACGACGGACGTCGATGGAGCTTCCGCAGCGGCTGGCGTCTCCGACGCATCAACGGACACGAACGCCGTATCGGCCGCGCAGCGCAGCCTCGCTTCGGCCCAGGCAAACCTCGATCAGGCGAACGCCAAGGCAGGCAGCCGTACGGTCACGGCCCCGAGCTCGGGCAGCATCGTGGAGCTCAACGCCAAGGTGGGCGCCACGGTAACAGGCGGCATGATCATGGGCGAAAGCGATACGAGCGGCGGCAAGCAGTGCATGCAGATCGCCGACCTGTCCAAGATGAAGGTGACCGTGCAGGTGGGCGAAAAGGACATCGCAAAGATCGCCGTTGGACAGAGCGCCAACGTCACGTATCCCGCATTTCCCGATATCGTGAGCCAGGGCACCGTCACGGCTATCGCGTCGGTGGCAAACTCCGACGCCGCCAACGGTGGCGGCGGCAGCGTAACCTTTAACGTCGACATTCTCATCGAGGCGCCCGACGCGCGCCTGAAGCCGGGCATGACGGCCGAGGTATCGGTGGTGACTGAGCAGCTCGACGACGTGGTGATGGTGCCGACGATGGCGCTCATGACCGAAGACGGCGAACACTATTACGTCAACGTGGCGACTGATGACGAGGGCAAGCAAACCCGTCGCGTGAAGGTGACCGTCGTGACGCAAAACGACAACGAAGCCGTAGTCGGCAAGACACAGGTCAAGCGCGACGACCAGGGCAACGAGATCAACCCCAACGTGCCGGTTACCAAGCTGCGCGATGGCGACACCCTCGTCATGGACACCGGAGCGGACGCAACGGCTGACGGCGGCTACGGCGCGGATTCGGGCAGTATGTCTGCCGACGAGGGCATGTAATGCGTCCCGTTATCGACATCCGCAACGTGCACCGCATCTTTGAGAGCGAGGCGGGGTGCGTCCACATCCTGCATAACGTGAGCCTGGCGGTAGATCCCGGCGAGTTCGTCGCCATTACCGGCCCTTCGGGCTCGGGCAAATCAACGCTCATGAACATCCTAGGCTGCCTGGATAAGCCGACGGCGGGCGACTACTACCTGCAAGGGCTCAACGTTGCCGAGCTCGACGATGACGAGCTCACCGAAGTTCGCGCCCTGAGCATTGGCTTTGTCTTTCAGAGCTTCAACCTGCTGCCGCGCCTGTCGGTTATCGAAAACGTCATGCTGCCGCTGGCCTACACCAATGTGCCCCGTAGCCAGCGCGAAATGCGCGCCGTGCACGCGCTGCAGGCCGTCACGCTGCCGGTCGACCACTGGGACCACCGCATATCCGAGCTCTCGGGCGGCCAGATGCAGCGTGTCGCCATCGCACGCGCCCTCGTCAATGACCCGCCCATCATTCTGGCCGACGAGCCGACGGGAAACCTTGACTCCGCCACCGGAGCGCTTGTAATGGAGACCTTCCATAGACTTCAGGAGCGCGGCAAAACCATCGTTCTTATCACACACGACCCCGGCATCGCCGCCGAAGCCGACCGTGCCGTGACCATCCGCGACGGTCGCATTCACGACGGCGCGTATATTCCACATGCACCGCGGACCCTGCGCAGCGCCGTAGATAGCCTGCCCATGATTTCCGCCTCCGCTAACCCGCCGAAAGGAGTGATGGGATGAGCGCCCGCGATCTCATCCAGGAAGCCCTTCACTCGCTCGAGGCCAACAAGGGGCGCAGCCTGCTCACCATCCTGGGCATTGTCATCGGCATCGCCTCGGTTATCGCCATGACTTCGCTCATCGGCGGCATCCAAAACAGCCTGGTCAACAGCCTGGGCCTCAACGCAGCTCGTATGGTTCAGATC
Protein-coding regions in this window:
- a CDS encoding ABC transporter ATP-binding protein; amino-acid sequence: MRPVIDIRNVHRIFESEAGCVHILHNVSLAVDPGEFVAITGPSGSGKSTLMNILGCLDKPTAGDYYLQGLNVAELDDDELTEVRALSIGFVFQSFNLLPRLSVIENVMLPLAYTNVPRSQREMRAVHALQAVTLPVDHWDHRISELSGGQMQRVAIARALVNDPPIILADEPTGNLDSATGALVMETFHRLQERGKTIVLITHDPGIAAEADRAVTIRDGRIHDGAYIPHAPRTLRSAVDSLPMISASANPPKGVMG
- a CDS encoding efflux RND transporter periplasmic adaptor subunit, whose translation is MPNVPTTTPGPDDTEHTPEDVTETIPLITNVHADKQSGRANDATEISDEEAYAKLKAKRAERRRKKLIRRGIAAGVVGTIALIAIVATLVINAQPQGASGPVTDMVTEGPFTTTVEAKGQLKPISSSVVSPSVDGTVDSINVQAGQSVNEGDVLMTIKNDELDRNVAEAQRAVAAAQEDLANAQKAAAAAQATPTTDVDGASAAAGVSDASTDTNAVSAAQRSLASAQANLDQANAKAGSRTVTAPSSGSIVELNAKVGATVTGGMIMGESDTSGGKQCMQIADLSKMKVTVQVGEKDIAKIAVGQSANVTYPAFPDIVSQGTVTAIASVANSDAANGGGGSVTFNVDILIEAPDARLKPGMTAEVSVVTEQLDDVVMVPTMALMTEDGEHYYVNVATDDEGKQTRRVKVTVVTQNDNEAVVGKTQVKRDDQGNEINPNVPVTKLRDGDTLVMDTGADATADGGYGADSGSMSADEGM